The following proteins come from a genomic window of Thermoleophilaceae bacterium:
- the dnaK gene encoding molecular chaperone DnaK, giving the protein MGKTIGIDLGTTNSCMAVLEGGEPTVVENAEGARTTPSVVAFSQSGERLVGTTAKRQAVTNPENTVFSIKRFMGRKEAEVREEEKIVPYQVIAGPNGDARVQAGGKEHSPPEISAMILQKLKADAEAYLGDTVDSAVITVPAYFNDDQRQATKDAGKVAGLDVKRIINEPTAAALAYGLDKESDQTILVFDLGGGTFDVSVLEIGDGVFEVKATAGDNHLGGDNFDKAVVDHLVAEFKRDQGVDLSKDKMALQRLYEAAEKAKVELSAAQETQLNLPFITAVESVPKHLDLRLTRSKLNELTADLIDRVVGPTKQALSDAGAAGGSGIDHVVLVGGMTRMPAVQEKVKELTGKDPHRGVNPDEVVAVGAAIQAGVLAGDVKDVLLLDVTPLTLGIETKGGVMTKLIERNTTIPTRKSEIFSTAEDNQPSVEVHVLQGEREMAAYNKSLGKFQLTGIPPAPRGIPQIEVTFDIDANGILGVGAKDLGTGKEQKIEIKAGSGLAEDEIERMVKDAEAHADDDRRQRDLVEARNQAENAAYQAERQVKEMEEQIDASAKDEIEAAIKDVRDNLESEDPALLRSKTEALQAAFHKVSEQIYAAAAEQQSGGDGANGAGDAEGSAEEEVVDAEVVDGDDKR; this is encoded by the coding sequence ATGGGCAAGACCATCGGCATCGATCTCGGCACGACCAACTCGTGCATGGCGGTGCTCGAGGGCGGCGAGCCGACCGTCGTCGAGAACGCCGAGGGCGCGCGCACCACGCCGTCCGTCGTCGCGTTCTCCCAGAGCGGCGAGCGCCTCGTAGGCACGACCGCCAAGCGCCAGGCCGTCACCAACCCGGAGAACACGGTCTTCTCGATCAAGCGCTTCATGGGCCGCAAGGAGGCCGAGGTGCGCGAGGAGGAGAAGATCGTCCCCTACCAGGTGATCGCCGGGCCCAACGGCGACGCGCGCGTGCAGGCCGGTGGCAAGGAGCACTCGCCGCCGGAGATCAGCGCGATGATCCTCCAGAAGCTGAAGGCGGATGCCGAGGCCTACCTCGGCGACACCGTCGACAGCGCCGTCATCACCGTCCCGGCCTACTTCAACGACGACCAGCGCCAGGCCACGAAGGACGCCGGCAAGGTCGCGGGGCTGGACGTCAAGCGCATCATCAACGAGCCCACCGCGGCAGCGCTCGCGTACGGGCTCGACAAGGAGAGCGACCAGACGATCCTCGTCTTCGACCTCGGCGGCGGCACGTTCGACGTGTCGGTGCTCGAGATCGGCGACGGCGTGTTCGAGGTCAAGGCCACGGCGGGGGACAACCACCTCGGCGGCGACAACTTCGACAAGGCGGTCGTCGACCACCTCGTGGCCGAGTTCAAGCGCGACCAGGGCGTGGACCTCTCCAAGGACAAGATGGCCCTCCAGCGCCTGTACGAGGCGGCGGAGAAGGCCAAGGTCGAGCTCTCCGCCGCGCAGGAGACCCAGCTCAACCTCCCGTTCATCACCGCGGTCGAGTCCGTGCCCAAGCACCTCGACCTGCGGCTCACCCGCTCCAAGCTCAACGAGCTCACGGCCGACCTCATCGACCGCGTCGTGGGCCCCACCAAGCAGGCGCTGTCCGACGCCGGCGCTGCCGGCGGCAGCGGCATCGACCACGTGGTGCTCGTAGGCGGCATGACCCGCATGCCCGCGGTCCAGGAGAAGGTCAAGGAGCTCACCGGCAAGGACCCGCACCGCGGCGTCAACCCGGACGAGGTCGTGGCCGTGGGCGCCGCCATCCAGGCGGGCGTGCTCGCGGGCGACGTGAAGGACGTCCTGCTGCTCGACGTCACCCCGCTCACCCTCGGCATCGAGACCAAGGGTGGCGTGATGACCAAGCTCATCGAGCGCAACACCACCATCCCCACGCGCAAGTCGGAGATCTTCTCCACGGCCGAGGACAACCAGCCCTCGGTGGAGGTGCACGTCCTCCAGGGCGAGCGTGAGATGGCGGCCTACAACAAGTCGCTCGGCAAGTTCCAGCTCACCGGCATCCCGCCCGCCCCGCGGGGCATCCCGCAGATCGAGGTGACCTTCGACATCGACGCCAACGGCATCCTCGGCGTGGGCGCGAAGGACCTGGGCACCGGCAAGGAGCAGAAGATCGAGATCAAGGCGGGCTCCGGCCTGGCCGAGGACGAGATCGAGCGCATGGTCAAGGACGCCGAGGCGCACGCCGACGACGACCGGCGCCAGCGCGATCTGGTGGAGGCGCGCAACCAGGCCGAGAACGCGGCCTACCAGGCCGAGCGGCAGGTCAAGGAGATGGAGGAGCAGATCGACGCCTCCGCCAAGGACGAGATCGAGGCCGCCATCAAGGACGTGCGCGACAACCTCGAGTCCGAGGACCCGGCGCTGCTGCGGAGCAAGACCGAGGCGCTGCAGGCGGCCTTCCACAAGGTCTCCGAGCAGATCTATGCCGCGGCTGCCGAGCAGCAGTCCGGCGGCGACGGCGCGAACGGCGCCGGCGACGCCGAGGGTTCCGCCGAGGAGGAGGTCGTGGACGCCGAGGTCGTGGACGGGGACGACAAGCGATGA
- a CDS encoding DMT family transporter: MSRERGAETALVGIASVWGLTFVMVQDAIELLPTMAFLGYRFVPAALLVALIFRKRLRALPAAGWRAGLLMGVFLTAGYVCQTLGLEETTASNAGFITGLFVVLTPLMGAVFLRDRITPVGWAAAAVSALGLYLLSGAGSDLDLRGDGLVFLCAIAFAAHILVTARAVAEHDVGALLAVQLGVCGFVCLAVAGVAGDVQAPSGWTVWSALLVTSLVASALGFFVQTYAQQHAPPARTALILASEPAFAGLFGWLLADERLSAVSWAGAALILAAIVAVELVPRLRPPQPLPET, translated from the coding sequence GTGAGCCGAGAGCGCGGCGCGGAGACCGCGCTCGTGGGGATCGCCTCCGTCTGGGGCCTGACGTTCGTGATGGTCCAGGACGCCATCGAGCTGCTGCCCACGATGGCGTTCCTCGGCTACCGCTTCGTGCCCGCCGCGCTGCTGGTGGCGCTGATCTTCCGGAAGCGGCTGCGCGCCCTGCCGGCCGCGGGCTGGCGCGCCGGGCTGCTGATGGGCGTCTTCCTCACGGCCGGCTACGTCTGCCAGACGCTCGGCCTGGAGGAGACCACCGCGTCCAACGCCGGCTTCATCACCGGCCTGTTCGTGGTGCTCACGCCATTGATGGGAGCGGTGTTCCTGCGCGACCGCATCACGCCGGTCGGGTGGGCGGCGGCCGCTGTGTCCGCGCTCGGCCTGTACCTGCTGTCGGGGGCCGGCAGCGACCTCGACCTGCGCGGCGACGGCCTGGTGTTCCTCTGCGCGATCGCATTCGCCGCCCACATCCTCGTGACCGCGCGGGCGGTGGCCGAGCACGACGTGGGCGCGCTGCTGGCCGTGCAGCTCGGCGTGTGCGGCTTCGTGTGCCTCGCGGTGGCCGGGGTGGCCGGGGACGTCCAGGCGCCGAGCGGCTGGACGGTCTGGTCGGCGCTGCTGGTGACATCGCTGGTGGCCAGTGCTCTCGGCTTCTTCGTGCAGACCTACGCCCAGCAGCACGCGCCGCCGGCGCGCACGGCGCTCATCCTCGCGTCCGAGCCGGCGTTCGCCGGCCTGTTCGGCTGGCTGCTGGCGGACGAGCGCCTGTCGGCCGTCTCGTGGGCGGGCGCCGCCCTCATCCTCGCGGCGATCGTGGCCGTGGAGCTCGTCCCCCGTCTGCGCCCGCCGCAGCCCCTGCCGGAGACCTGA
- the nth gene encoding endonuclease III, whose protein sequence is MATEWNRPTKRRVRAIRDRLRSEYGRPVLDPHRAPLDELVLTVLSQNTNDRNRDVAYGRLRDRFATWAQVRDAPVIELEEAIRPGGLAPTKAVRIREILRALGDDDLAWIEHAPLEESRAYLCSLPGVGRKTAACVLLFSYGLPDIPVDTHVSRVGARLGLFRPGASFDEMHDDMLRIADPEDAYELHVLLIRHGRRTCTARAPRCGECPLLRMCPYGRELRRAAKA, encoded by the coding sequence ATGGCCACCGAGTGGAACCGACCCACCAAGCGCCGGGTGCGCGCGATCCGCGACCGCCTGCGGTCCGAGTACGGGCGCCCCGTGCTCGATCCCCACCGCGCGCCCTTGGACGAGCTCGTGCTCACGGTGCTCTCGCAGAACACCAACGACCGCAACCGCGACGTGGCCTACGGGCGCCTGCGCGACCGCTTCGCGACCTGGGCCCAGGTGCGCGACGCGCCGGTGATCGAGCTGGAGGAGGCCATCCGCCCGGGCGGGCTGGCGCCCACCAAGGCCGTCCGCATCCGGGAGATCCTGCGGGCGCTGGGGGACGACGACCTCGCCTGGATCGAGCACGCGCCGCTGGAGGAGTCGCGCGCGTACCTGTGCTCGCTGCCCGGCGTGGGGCGCAAGACGGCCGCGTGCGTGCTGCTCTTCTCGTACGGGCTGCCGGACATCCCGGTGGACACGCACGTCTCGCGCGTGGGCGCGCGCCTGGGGCTGTTCCGGCCAGGCGCGTCCTTCGACGAGATGCACGACGACATGCTCCGGATCGCGGATCCGGAGGACGCGTACGAGCTGCACGTGCTGCTCATCCGCCACGGGCGGCGTACGTGCACCGCGCGGGCGCCTCGCTGTGGCGAGTGCCCGCTGCTGCGGATGTGCCCGTACGGGCGCGAGCTGCGGCGGGCGGCGAAGGCGTGA
- a CDS encoding alpha/beta hydrolase: MDGMKRAVQGEIDGTETFWHEARARTPAPVLYVHGVPTSGDEWLPFLERTGGVAPDLPGFGRSAKPHAFRYSIDGYREFLRAFVYARGLERFSLVVHDWGAVGLALAQAVPERVERLVVMNAVPFLPGYRWHRIARVWRTPVAGELAMGSTLKRSFRLISRESNVTPGPMPPEFIDMVWRHWDQGTMRAILKLYRSGPPAVLAAAGERLGELRCPALVLWGEQDPYIGAEFAQRYADALGGDARVEVLTDAGHWPWIDRPDVVDTVAAFLGAR; this comes from the coding sequence ATGGATGGTATGAAGCGCGCCGTGCAGGGCGAGATCGACGGCACGGAGACCTTCTGGCACGAGGCGCGGGCACGCACGCCTGCGCCCGTCCTCTACGTGCACGGCGTGCCCACCAGCGGCGACGAGTGGCTGCCGTTCCTCGAGCGCACGGGAGGCGTGGCGCCGGACCTGCCCGGGTTCGGCCGCTCCGCCAAGCCGCACGCCTTCCGCTACTCGATCGACGGCTACCGGGAGTTCCTGCGCGCGTTCGTGTACGCGCGCGGGCTCGAGCGCTTCTCCCTGGTCGTGCACGACTGGGGGGCGGTGGGCCTGGCGCTGGCGCAGGCGGTCCCCGAGCGCGTGGAGCGGCTGGTGGTGATGAACGCGGTCCCGTTCCTGCCCGGCTACCGCTGGCACCGCATCGCCCGCGTGTGGCGGACGCCCGTGGCCGGTGAGCTGGCGATGGGGTCCACGCTCAAGCGGAGCTTTCGGCTGATCTCGCGCGAGTCCAACGTCACGCCCGGTCCGATGCCGCCGGAGTTCATCGACATGGTGTGGCGCCACTGGGACCAGGGCACGATGCGCGCCATCCTCAAGCTGTATCGCTCCGGGCCGCCCGCCGTGCTCGCCGCGGCGGGTGAGCGGCTGGGCGAGCTGCGCTGCCCGGCGCTCGTGCTATGGGGGGAGCAGGACCCCTACATCGGGGCGGAGTTCGCGCAGCGCTACGCCGACGCGCTCGGCGGCGACGCGCGCGTGGAGGTGCTCACCGACGCCGGGCACTGGCCGTGGATCGACCGGCCGGACGTGGTGGACACGGTCGCGGCATTCCTGGGCGCCCGGTAG
- a CDS encoding SDR family NAD(P)-dependent oxidoreductase, with product MAAHFSGKVCVVTGAGSGIGRSTALLFARLGANVHVAELDEERARAVVAEIEAAGGKATAHVTDVTDAAAVETLAEAVYAANGAVDVLHNNAGIGHGGPVEETTLEDWQRVIAVNLMGVVHGVHFFVPRMLAQGRPAHIVNTASLAGLVATPELVPYATTKHAVVGLTESLNAELAGRGIHVSAICPGIINTNIVATATMRGDLGRRQGRAVEFYERRGASPDVVAEAVVDAVRRKRLIRTTPRWHVAPSWAIRRLSPRLGQFAARATTRATTRLTGG from the coding sequence ATGGCGGCCCACTTCAGCGGCAAGGTCTGCGTGGTCACCGGCGCCGGCTCGGGGATAGGGCGCTCCACGGCCCTGCTATTCGCCAGGCTCGGCGCCAATGTGCACGTGGCGGAGCTCGACGAGGAGCGCGCTCGGGCCGTCGTCGCCGAGATCGAGGCGGCCGGCGGCAAGGCCACGGCACACGTCACCGACGTGACGGACGCAGCCGCCGTCGAGACGCTGGCCGAGGCGGTGTACGCGGCGAACGGCGCGGTGGACGTCCTCCACAACAACGCCGGCATCGGGCACGGCGGGCCGGTGGAGGAGACCACGCTCGAGGACTGGCAGCGCGTGATCGCCGTGAACCTGATGGGCGTCGTCCACGGCGTGCACTTCTTCGTGCCGCGGATGCTCGCCCAGGGCCGCCCCGCGCACATCGTCAACACCGCTTCGCTGGCCGGGCTCGTGGCGACTCCGGAGCTCGTCCCGTACGCAACCACCAAGCACGCCGTCGTGGGGCTGACCGAGTCGCTGAACGCGGAGCTCGCGGGCCGCGGGATCCACGTGAGCGCCATCTGCCCGGGGATAATCAACACGAACATCGTCGCCACGGCCACCATGCGGGGCGACCTCGGGCGGCGCCAGGGCCGGGCCGTCGAGTTCTACGAGCGCCGCGGCGCCTCGCCGGACGTGGTGGCCGAGGCCGTGGTGGACGCCGTGCGGCGCAAGCGCCTGATCCGCACCACCCCGCGCTGGCACGTGGCGCCGAGCTGGGCGATCCGCCGCCTCTCGCCGCGGCTGGGGCAGTTCGCCGCACGTGCCACCACACGCGCGACGACCCGGCTCACGGGCGGCTGA
- a CDS encoding phosphatase PAP2 family protein, whose amino-acid sequence MNRAWYWSSRWLPQGWFDALRQLALFAGAYYLYRIVRGFTDGSADVAFDNARDLVAIERNMGLFFEPGLQDWVQAHATVLLDGANWMYVNSHFVVTTTFLIWLYLFRNESYYYVRNLFMIAMGLALVGYLVYPTAPPRFLPEWGFEDSVAAFVGEETASSAGVLYNPYAAVPSMHVAFALMIAIPAIQLVRSAALKAAWATYPLIVTFVVVVTANHFWLDAALGVAVAAVSAWAASAALARARPHAWAWRTQVQAEASA is encoded by the coding sequence ATGAATCGGGCGTGGTACTGGAGCTCGCGGTGGCTCCCCCAGGGGTGGTTCGACGCACTCAGGCAGCTGGCGCTGTTCGCCGGCGCCTACTACCTCTACCGCATCGTCCGCGGCTTCACGGATGGCAGCGCCGACGTGGCATTCGACAACGCGCGCGACCTTGTGGCCATCGAGCGCAACATGGGGCTGTTCTTCGAGCCCGGCCTCCAGGACTGGGTTCAGGCCCATGCCACGGTGCTGCTGGACGGCGCCAACTGGATGTACGTGAACTCGCACTTCGTGGTCACCACCACGTTCCTGATCTGGCTCTACCTGTTCCGCAACGAGTCCTACTACTACGTGCGCAACCTCTTCATGATCGCCATGGGCCTGGCCCTGGTGGGCTACCTCGTCTACCCCACGGCGCCGCCGCGCTTCCTGCCCGAGTGGGGCTTCGAGGACTCCGTGGCCGCCTTCGTGGGAGAGGAGACCGCCAGCAGCGCCGGCGTCCTCTACAACCCCTACGCCGCGGTGCCCAGCATGCACGTGGCGTTCGCCCTCATGATCGCCATCCCCGCCATCCAGCTCGTGCGGTCGGCCGCGCTCAAGGCCGCCTGGGCCACCTACCCGCTCATCGTCACCTTCGTCGTGGTGGTCACCGCCAACCACTTCTGGCTCGACGCCGCCCTCGGCGTGGCCGTCGCGGCGGTGTCGGCCTGGGCGGCCAGTGCCGCGCTTGCCCGTGCGCGACCGCATGCGTGGGCCTGGCGCACGCAGGTCCAGGCCGAGGCATCGGCTTGA
- a CDS encoding CDP-alcohol phosphatidyltransferase family protein: protein MTEPAQEPASQSGAGRRPRGGGRKPGEMRALARNRLIESRLTPNAISMTGLVLNVVAAVLITQRLFFLAGIAFIVGSVCDTLDGRYSRMSGKGTPFGAFLDSTLDRVEEGIVLVAVAAYFAAVKQDDFAVAAVVVTVLGSLMVSYTRARAEALGVECKVGVATRAVRVVILSIGLVFARGAGIGDFELLAPAIYVLAVLTTFTMLQRIFHVRSELLKADAA from the coding sequence TTGACCGAGCCCGCGCAGGAGCCCGCCTCGCAGAGCGGGGCGGGACGGCGCCCGCGCGGGGGCGGGCGCAAGCCGGGCGAGATGCGCGCACTGGCCCGCAACCGCCTGATCGAGTCCCGCCTCACGCCCAACGCCATCTCGATGACCGGCCTGGTGCTCAACGTCGTGGCCGCCGTCCTCATCACCCAGCGCCTGTTCTTCCTCGCAGGCATCGCCTTCATCGTCGGCTCGGTGTGCGACACGCTGGACGGCCGCTACTCCCGCATGTCCGGTAAGGGCACGCCGTTCGGCGCCTTCCTCGACTCCACTCTCGACCGCGTGGAGGAGGGCATCGTGCTCGTCGCGGTGGCGGCCTACTTCGCCGCAGTCAAGCAGGATGACTTCGCCGTGGCCGCCGTGGTGGTCACGGTGCTCGGCTCGCTCATGGTCAGCTACACACGCGCACGCGCCGAGGCGCTCGGCGTCGAGTGCAAGGTGGGCGTGGCCACGCGCGCGGTCCGGGTGGTGATCCTCTCCATCGGCCTCGTGTTCGCCAGGGGGGCCGGGATCGGCGACTTCGAACTGCTGGCGCCGGCCATCTACGTGCTGGCCGTGCTCACCACCTTCACCATGCTCCAGCGCATCTTCCACGTGCGCTCCGAGCTCCTGAAAGCCGACGCGGCGTAA
- a CDS encoding inositol-3-phosphate synthase, producing the protein MSTHPTNGAARYQSEKVRVAIVGVGNCASAFVQGVEYYKDADPDESVPGLMHVDLGGYHVSDIEFTAAFDVDADKVGKDLSEAIWAGQNNTIKFADVPTLGVPVQRGMTHDGLGKYLKQKITKAPGETADIVEILKETKTDVVVSYLPVGSEQATKWYVEQVLEAGCGFVNCIPVFIAREDYWGKRFEKAGLPIVGDDIKSQVGATIVHRQLARLFGDRGVKMMRTSQLNVGGNMDFYNMLERERLESKKISKTNAVTSIMDHELPADDVYIGPSDYVPWLTDRKWAHIRVEGQAFGDVPLNLELKLEVWDSPNSAGIVIDATRCCKLALNRGIGGALEGPSSYLMKSPPVQVHDSVARDNTEKFIAEHGGAPKLPGAAKVKAKQKA; encoded by the coding sequence TTGAGCACACACCCCACCAACGGCGCGGCGCGCTACCAGAGCGAGAAGGTGCGCGTGGCCATCGTCGGCGTTGGCAACTGCGCCTCGGCCTTCGTCCAGGGCGTCGAGTACTACAAGGACGCCGATCCGGACGAGTCCGTCCCGGGCCTCATGCACGTTGACCTCGGCGGCTACCACGTCTCGGACATCGAGTTCACGGCCGCCTTCGACGTGGACGCCGACAAGGTCGGCAAGGACCTGTCCGAGGCCATCTGGGCCGGCCAGAACAACACGATCAAGTTCGCCGACGTGCCCACGCTCGGCGTGCCGGTGCAGCGGGGCATGACGCACGACGGCCTCGGCAAGTACCTCAAGCAGAAGATCACCAAGGCGCCGGGCGAGACCGCCGACATCGTCGAGATCCTGAAGGAGACCAAGACCGACGTCGTCGTCTCCTACCTCCCCGTGGGCTCCGAGCAGGCCACCAAGTGGTACGTGGAGCAGGTGCTCGAGGCCGGCTGCGGCTTCGTGAACTGCATCCCGGTCTTCATCGCGCGTGAGGACTACTGGGGCAAGCGCTTCGAGAAGGCGGGCCTGCCGATCGTGGGCGACGACATCAAGTCGCAGGTGGGCGCCACCATCGTCCACCGCCAGCTTGCCCGCCTGTTCGGCGACCGCGGCGTGAAGATGATGCGCACGTCGCAGCTCAACGTGGGCGGCAACATGGACTTCTACAACATGCTCGAGCGCGAGCGGCTGGAGTCCAAGAAGATCAGCAAGACCAACGCGGTCACCTCGATCATGGATCACGAGCTGCCGGCCGACGACGTGTACATCGGCCCGTCGGACTACGTGCCGTGGCTCACCGACCGCAAGTGGGCGCACATCCGCGTGGAGGGCCAGGCCTTCGGCGACGTGCCGCTCAACCTCGAGCTCAAGCTCGAGGTGTGGGACTCGCCCAACTCGGCCGGCATCGTGATCGACGCCACCCGCTGCTGCAAGCTGGCGCTCAACCGCGGCATCGGCGGCGCGCTCGAGGGTCCGAGCTCGTACCTGATGAAGTCCCCGCCCGTGCAGGTCCACGATTCGGTCGCGCGGGATAACACCGAGAAGTTCATCGCCGAGCACGGCGGCGCGCCGAAGCTGCCGGGCGCGGCCAAGGTGAAGGCCAAGCAGAAGGCGTAA
- a CDS encoding glycosyltransferase, translating into MPAERFSIAQVTPYAWEQHHEVNRFVERLADELCARGHRVVVVAPSESRALVRSSRAAIKRAGRDPDAVFAGPGCANVLGVGQSIARRGRSATLPLDVSRTIEDLLDRAELDFVHVHEPFAPSAASAALRHSRALNVGTFHATTERVLSTQVARRVVELFFGRLDGRTASFACTRDLVGRFFPGDYRVIRPGADLVERPARGGTVEIVYSAEEERSALRLFLRGLRRLPRDLDWRATVWSRHPAEPAVPLSKALRERVRFAGPADGSEAQHLAAADIAVAASMGAAPAPHMLLRAQAGGAVPVASRLPAYEEAVGDGERGLLFEPRDAVTLGAQLERLVTDADLRERFHRRTLDEHAGLSWSRVADEFEALYGEIAARRHDAGGNGALRKRVAGRDFIHVDLHMHTNHSHDCATPVEVLLDTAKASGLGAIAITDHNEVSGALEARERADGIKVIVAEEVKTADQGEVIGLFIEEKIPRGLTLAETIAEIRRQGGLVYVPHPFDRMHAVPDYEHLLEVVEDIDAIEVFNPRVAFAAFNEEAARFAAKYRIVAGAGSDSHVAQGLGSVKIRMRDFDGPDEFLASLRDADIIRKRQSLLYVQALKFLQTTANPAHARRKRSRTGKT; encoded by the coding sequence GTGCCCGCGGAGCGCTTCTCCATCGCCCAGGTCACCCCCTATGCCTGGGAGCAGCACCACGAGGTCAACCGCTTCGTCGAGCGCCTCGCCGACGAGCTGTGCGCTCGCGGCCACCGTGTCGTGGTGGTGGCGCCGTCGGAGTCGCGGGCGCTCGTGCGCAGCTCGCGCGCCGCGATCAAGCGCGCCGGGCGCGACCCGGACGCCGTGTTCGCCGGCCCGGGCTGCGCCAACGTGCTCGGCGTGGGCCAGAGCATCGCGCGCCGGGGGCGCTCGGCCACGCTGCCGCTCGACGTGTCGCGGACGATCGAGGACCTGCTCGACCGAGCGGAGCTCGACTTCGTGCACGTGCACGAGCCGTTCGCGCCGTCCGCGGCGTCCGCGGCGCTGCGCCACTCGCGCGCGCTGAACGTGGGCACCTTCCACGCCACCACCGAGCGCGTCCTGTCCACCCAGGTGGCGCGGCGGGTGGTGGAGCTCTTCTTCGGGCGCCTCGACGGCCGCACGGCCAGCTTCGCTTGCACCCGCGACCTCGTCGGGCGCTTCTTCCCCGGCGACTACCGTGTCATCCGCCCGGGCGCCGACCTGGTGGAGCGCCCCGCGCGCGGCGGCACCGTGGAGATCGTCTACTCGGCCGAGGAGGAGCGCTCGGCGCTGCGGCTGTTCCTGCGCGGCCTGCGCCGCCTGCCGCGCGATCTGGACTGGCGGGCCACCGTCTGGTCGCGCCACCCCGCCGAGCCCGCGGTGCCGCTCAGCAAGGCGCTGCGCGAGCGCGTGCGGTTCGCCGGCCCGGCCGACGGGTCGGAGGCCCAGCACCTGGCCGCGGCCGACATCGCGGTGGCGGCCTCGATGGGCGCCGCGCCCGCGCCGCACATGCTGCTGCGCGCGCAGGCCGGCGGCGCCGTGCCGGTGGCGTCGCGGCTCCCTGCCTACGAGGAGGCGGTGGGCGACGGCGAGCGCGGGCTGCTGTTCGAGCCGCGTGATGCGGTGACGCTCGGAGCCCAGCTCGAGCGGCTCGTGACGGACGCCGACCTGCGCGAGCGCTTCCACCGCCGCACGCTCGACGAGCACGCGGGCCTGTCCTGGTCGCGGGTGGCGGACGAGTTCGAGGCGCTGTACGGGGAGATCGCCGCGCGCCGCCACGACGCCGGCGGGAACGGCGCGCTGCGCAAGCGGGTTGCCGGCCGCGACTTCATCCACGTGGACCTGCACATGCACACGAACCACTCGCACGACTGCGCGACGCCGGTTGAGGTACTGCTCGACACGGCCAAGGCGAGCGGCTTGGGCGCGATCGCGATCACCGACCACAACGAGGTCTCGGGGGCGCTCGAGGCGCGCGAGCGCGCCGACGGGATCAAGGTGATCGTGGCCGAGGAGGTGAAGACCGCCGACCAGGGCGAGGTCATCGGCCTTTTCATCGAGGAGAAGATCCCGCGCGGCCTGACACTGGCGGAGACGATCGCCGAGATCCGCCGCCAGGGCGGGCTCGTGTACGTGCCGCACCCGTTCGACCGCATGCACGCGGTGCCGGACTACGAGCACCTGCTCGAGGTGGTGGAGGACATCGACGCCATCGAGGTGTTCAACCCGCGCGTCGCCTTCGCCGCCTTCAACGAGGAGGCGGCGCGCTTCGCGGCCAAGTACCGCATCGTCGCCGGCGCCGGCTCGGACAGCCACGTGGCCCAGGGGCTCGGCTCGGTGAAGATCCGGATGCGCGACTTCGACGGCCCGGACGAGTTCCTCGCCTCCCTGCGCGACGCGGACATCATCCGCAAGCGCCAGAGCCTGCTCTACGTGCAGGCGCTGAAGTTCCTCCAGACCACCGCGAACCCCGCCCACGCCCGCAGGAAGCGTTCCAGGACAGGCAAGACGTGA
- a CDS encoding uracil-DNA glycosylase family protein gives MPATDDEIREKYLERAIRELNGLTHDVQSCDHCPRGNVMPVLGSGHPQADVFLLKYAPRPAEIEEGVAFYGRAGGALMKSFKRLSIDPLAVYGTVFVKCPVPDTEMSAPECRARVLDELAIVAPRIVVVMGEEARVELNDLAVPLARELEDSPGEVQRLTPSCDALFAPDIDASLDDEPSKRAFWSAFRALGDWYAELPPY, from the coding sequence GTGCCCGCGACCGACGACGAGATCAGGGAGAAGTACCTCGAGCGGGCGATCCGTGAGCTCAACGGGCTCACGCATGACGTGCAGTCCTGCGACCACTGTCCGCGCGGCAACGTCATGCCGGTGCTCGGATCGGGCCACCCGCAGGCCGACGTGTTCCTGCTCAAGTACGCGCCGCGGCCCGCGGAGATCGAGGAGGGCGTGGCCTTCTACGGCCGCGCCGGCGGCGCCCTGATGAAGAGCTTCAAGCGGCTCTCGATCGACCCACTGGCGGTGTACGGCACGGTGTTCGTCAAGTGCCCCGTGCCGGACACCGAGATGTCGGCGCCCGAGTGCCGGGCGCGCGTTCTGGACGAGCTGGCGATCGTGGCGCCGCGGATCGTGGTGGTCATGGGCGAGGAGGCGCGGGTCGAGCTCAACGACCTGGCTGTGCCCCTGGCGCGCGAGCTCGAGGACAGCCCGGGCGAGGTCCAGCGGCTCACGCCGTCGTGCGACGCCCTCTTCGCACCCGACATCGACGCCTCGCTGGACGACGAGCCCTCAAAGCGCGCCTTCTGGAGCGCCTTCCGCGCGCTCGGCGACTGGTACGCCGAGCTGCCGCCCTACTGA
- a CDS encoding nuclear transport factor 2 family protein, which yields MPQRSEELLQSLLEAANRRDAAALAAICTPDVEFRPVVAALTGEAYRGEEGIRRWLAEIERRFPGSYAAADEVESSSHAAIASGRTRGRDMSFAWHVVVRVDGGLIASWSFHPSREHAERAAAQ from the coding sequence GTGCCGCAACGGAGCGAGGAACTCCTGCAGTCGCTGCTGGAGGCGGCCAATCGCCGCGACGCGGCCGCGCTCGCCGCAATCTGCACCCCCGATGTGGAGTTCCGCCCGGTCGTAGCGGCGCTCACGGGGGAGGCTTATCGGGGCGAGGAGGGCATCCGGCGCTGGCTCGCCGAGATCGAGCGGCGCTTCCCGGGGAGCTACGCAGCCGCGGACGAGGTGGAGAGCAGCAGCCACGCCGCGATCGCCAGCGGAAGGACGCGCGGCCGCGACATGTCGTTCGCCTGGCACGTCGTGGTGCGAGTCGACGGCGGGCTCATCGCCTCATGGAGCTTCCACCCCAGCCGCGAGCACGCCGAGCGCGCGGCGGCTCAGTAG